In the genome of Hydrogenispora ethanolica, the window ACAGCCAGGTCCTGTCCGGGGTTGGGCTTAATGAGAACCTCGGCGGCATAGGCCGTCATGAAGTTCTTTATCTCTGACATGGTGTTCACCAGGTATTGGTTGTCGCCGCCGCCGTCGGTGCTGACATCCTTGGCCAGATCCAGGTCTTTGATTCCCACGATAGCCTGGGACGCCTTCTTACCGAGGGTCAATAACTCTTCCTGGGAATGGTTGGAATCCAGGCGCACCTCGATGATCTGGTAGCGCGCCAACAGCTTTTTGATCTGTTTAGCAACCGTCTCATGGAGCTGTGTGTTCTTAAGAATTACACCGATGCTGCTCCCGTCCTTGTAAGTGAAACGGACTCCCGGAATCTGGCCTACCTGCCGCGATACCATGTCAAAGACACCCCGCGGCACATTGGAGATGTTAATCCGCGGTTCGGTCATGATCGAAAAACCGGCGTCCCCCGGCAGATCGGCGAACACGGAGCCCAGGTTGTTAAAGACTTCCCGGTTCCGGTACTCCGATGGCAGCGTCAGAAAAAAGGTAGCTTTGCCCGCGACACTGATCCCTGCTTTCAGGGTAGCGCCGGGAAATTTATCATTGGCCACCTGCTGGAGCTGGCGACGCAAGGAGCCTTTTAGCTCTTCGCGCACTTGAAAGAGGAGATCATATTCGCCCGAGTCGCCCATGATCCCGGCGACCGTCTTGGCGAAATACTGATCCGTCACCATCGCAAAACCGCCCGCAAACAACGCCGAAGCCAAGGTGCCGATGAGCAACATTACGAGGATATCTTTTATGAAGGTGTCCCGACGCAAAAAAGTTAACATAACGTACCTCCATCGTCAGCACCGATTATAACATAATTAACGTCGCCAGCGCCAGTAAATATCCCATTTTAGCAGCATAAATATTTGGAAATAATGTCAAGAAGCGGCCTGCTTGGCCCATGCAATCCGCTCCCGCCGCAAAACTCCGGAAAACGGGAGATACCGGTGAACTCCACCGGTATCTCTCGTTTTGAACCGTTGCTACAGCATTTTGCCCAAGCGTTGACGGGTTTGAAGTGAAAAGCGCGAACGCCTCACCGCGCTTTTTGCGAACAAAGCCGTTTACGCTTTATCAAAATGCTACCATTCGGCAACCGCGCCAAGTTATGACATATGGAAACCCGCTTCGCTCACCCGGACCGTGCCCTGCGCTCCGAACCGCAGCGGCTGCACAGGCAAGGTATTCGAAAACGTAACGGTATTGCCGGACGGATCATCGTCGGTTACCACGATATTTATATCGATGACCACGTTCTCTTGAAGCTCGGTCGGGGAAACCAGGCTAAAGTTGAGGAATACGACCGCCGGCGTGAGTTGGCAGCTGGATCCGGCCGGGACTCCCGGTGTATCGGCGAAACCGCTGAATGGAATATCGACGCCCACGTGACGGACGAAGCCATCCTGATCGACAAAGAAGATCTGTTTATGCAATGTACCCAGGAAAATTACTTTATTCTCAATCACAAAACACTGGGTATCGCGGACGCTGGCCACGATCTCACTGATCTTCTCAGCCGCCACGGGAAGGGTAACCGTATCGCTGACTAAAACTTGAGCGGTCGTTTCCGCCAGTACTGCCATTCTTATCCCTTCTTCCCAATGATTTTGTTATATCATATGGGCCGTGCGGGGACGAGAAGCTGAGACGGAAGCATATTTCCCCGGAATAAGGCCACTCGCCCATGCCAAGGCCGGGTCCTGCCCCGGAGCTTTCCTTTAACCGCGGGACTTCTCGCGATGGACTACCGTCGCGCTGGCCTGATGGGTCGCGGTCACCGTCACTTCGCAGATCTGGACGTGAGCCGGCGCCATCGCGCAATAGAGGGCGATATCCGCGATATCCTCGCCTTTCAACGGCTTAATCCCCTGATAGACGCCGCCGGCCCGCTCCTCGTCCCCTTTGAACCGAACCACGCTGAAGTTGGTCTCCACCAGTCCGGGCTGGATGTTGGTGACCCGGATCGGCTGGTCGGCCACGTCCATCCGCAAGCCGTCGCTGATGAATTTCACCGCCGCCTTGGTGGCGCAATAGACCGCGCCGTTGGGATAGGCCTGAACTCCGGCGATGGAACCGATATTGATAACGTGGCCGTCCAGATGGTTCTCGACCATCAGCGGCACGATCAACCGGGTCAGATAGAGCAGGCCTTTGACATTGGTATCGATCATCGTCTCCCAATCCTCGATCGCGCCTTGATAGAGCTTTTCCAACCCCAGTGCCAGGCCGGCATTGTTGATCAGGATGTCGATCCGTCGCCATGCTTCGGGCAGATCGCTCACAGTCCGCTCCACCGCGGCCCGGTCCCGCACATCCAAAGCGCGGAGCAAGGTCTCGGTCGTGTAACGCTGCTGCAATTCCTCGGCCAACCGCTGCAATTGCTCAAGATTGCGGGCGGCGAGGATCAGGCGGGCGCCGTTGGCCGCGAACGCCCGGGCGCAAGCCTCGCCAATGCCGCTGCTGGCTCCGGAGATGAATACGGTTTTTCCTTTGATGGACATCGCAAATTCCTCCTTAGGATAGATATTGAAAGATTCCCCTCGTTCGGTTTGGCCTCGCGCTACAGATTCCAGCGCGGATGCGTTGCTCACGATATATTCGGTTGAATGCAATTTCTAAGGCAGCATCTTGTCCCCGGAGGACCTTCGCCGCCCGGGCTTCAGCCGCTGACTCCATTATATCAAAATTTATAACATTGGGTCATTTACAAGAAATGAATCTTTCCGGAGCATAGGCATTACCATCTGAGATCGACCGTCCTCGGGCTGCCGGAGATCGATCTTCCGCTACAAAAGATCGATCCGGAACGGCTGAAGATCGATCTTGAGTCACAAACGATCGATCCGGAATGACTGAAGATCGATCTTGAGTCACAAAAGATCGATCCGGAATGACCGAAGATCGATCTTGAGTCACAAACGATCGATCCGGAATGACCGAAGATCGATCTTGAGTCACAAACGATCGATCTGGAATGACTGAAGATCGATCTTCGGTTGAATCTCAAATTTTTTATCGCATAAACGAAGAAGCCCCCGGCAGCGGGGGCTTCTTTACGATAGCGGTTAGCGGTGGTATTCCGCCGCGCCGGTCCGGCGAAAGACTGCCCTGCGGGTCCAGGCGGCCAAGTCATCCAACAGACTGTAGATGACGGGAATCGCCACCAATGTCAGGAGGGTACAAAATGACAAGCCGCCGATGACCACCACCGCCAGGGAGGCATTGAGCATGCCGCCGTCCCCTTGGCCCACGGCCAACGGCACCAAACCCAGGATGGTGGTGAGGGCGGTCATCAAAACCGGCCGCAGCCGGGTGGGTCCGGCTTTGAGGATCGCTTCCCGGCGGGAGAGCCCGCGGCTGCGCAGGGTTTCAATATAGTCCACCAGCACAATGGCGTTATTGACCACAATACCGGCCAGCATGATGACGCCGATCATCGAGGTCACATTCAGACTCTGGCCGGTGAGGAAGAGGCTCCAGGAGACGCCGAACAGGGATAACGGCAAGGTTCCCATAATCGCCAACGGATGAATGAGATTTTCGTATTGAACGGCAATGACCATATAGACAAAGAGCACCGCCAGGACAAACGCGATGAGCAAGGCGCTATTGGAATCCTGCATGTCTTTGACCTGTCCCCCCATGGAAAAACTGTAATTGTTGGGGAAGATCACTTCGCTCCGGATCCTTTGCTCAATGAGGTTGGCCATTTTACCCAGGTCTCTCCCGACAAACTTCGCGCTGACCTGGACCTGACGGGTTTGGTTCTCCCGGGTGATCTGGGTCGGCCCTTTGGCGGGGATCAGGTTCACCACTTCTTTTAGCGGAACCGCCGCGCCGGTGCCGGAGCGCAGATGGAGTTTTTCCAGGTCGGCCAGGACTTGGCGATCATGGGGTTGAAACTGCAGGAAAATATCGTATTCCTCGCCGGCCAGCCGGATTTGACTGGCCACCGACCCGCTAAACGCGGTTTGTATGGCGTTGCCGATCGCCGCGGCGCTCAGCCCGTAGGCATTGGCCCGCTCCCGGTTGATGGTGATCCGGAGTTCCGGGCGGCCGGTCTGCCAGTTGGTATCCACGTCCCGGGTTCCCGGGATCTTCGCGACAATCTGCCGGATGGATTCGGACAGACGCTCCAGGACCGCCAGCTCGGGCCCTTCGATATTGACCACCAACGGCGCGCCGCCGCCGCTCGGGCCGTTATCCGATTCCTGAACTTTCAGTTTCACGCCGGGCAGTCCCTTCACCCTTTGCCTGGCTTGATCCAGCAGTTCTTCCATGGGGGTCTTGGTGTCCTTGCGCATCGTCACGTAAACGGTTCCCTTCTCGCTCTCTTCGCTGCTGCCGCCAAAGCCGAAACCCGAGGAGCCGATGATGGAATAGACCATCTCCACG includes:
- a CDS encoding SDR family NAD(P)-dependent oxidoreductase — its product is MSIKGKTVFISGASSGIGEACARAFAANGARLILAARNLEQLQRLAEELQQRYTTETLLRALDVRDRAAVERTVSDLPEAWRRIDILINNAGLALGLEKLYQGAIEDWETMIDTNVKGLLYLTRLIVPLMVENHLDGHVINIGSIAGVQAYPNGAVYCATKAAVKFISDGLRMDVADQPIRVTNIQPGLVETNFSVVRFKGDEERAGGVYQGIKPLKGEDIADIALYCAMAPAHVQICEVTVTATHQASATVVHREKSRG
- a CDS encoding DUF3794 domain-containing protein; this encodes MAVLAETTAQVLVSDTVTLPVAAEKISEIVASVRDTQCFVIENKVIFLGTLHKQIFFVDQDGFVRHVGVDIPFSGFADTPGVPAGSSCQLTPAVVFLNFSLVSPTELQENVVIDINIVVTDDDPSGNTVTFSNTLPVQPLRFGAQGTVRVSEAGFHMS